In Edaphobacter aggregans, the sequence GGTGCGCCTGCGTCAAAAGCTTGAACCGGATCCGGAACAACCACAGTACTTCCTGACTGTGCATGGAACGGGTTACCAGTTTGTCGGTTAGACGGTATGGAGAGAAGTCATGCTAAGAAATATTGGCAACCTGCAATCCACTCGTAGCCGCCGAAATTCCAGCACGGTGCGATCCGCGATCATGTCATCCATGGCGTCGCCGTCATCGAGTGAGCTGCTGCGGCACGAGATCGACTCACTGGCACGAGAGAAGCTTGATCTTCATTCGCAACTGTTTGAGGCGGCCCGCATCCAGCGCAAACTCAGCGGCCCGCGTATGTTCCGCAACGTCAACTTACAGTTTGCCAGCGAAGTCTTTGCAGCTCGCTATCTTTCAGGTGACTTCACAACGTTCTCGCAAGACGGTTCCAGGGTTCTCGTAGTGCTCGGAGACATTGCTGGAAAAGGCATTGCTGCTGGCATGTGGTTCACGAACATGGCAGGACTCCTGCAAAGTTACGGTGGACCGAACGCAAACCCGTCAATGATTGCTACACAAGTGAATCGCCACCTCTGCGAACTGCGGCCGGTTGCACCGTTCGTCACCGCATTTCTCGCGCAGATTGACTGCGATCTCGGGTTGATCGACTACTGCAACGCCGGCCATTTTCCGCCGATACTGCTTCACTCGGATGGCCGAGCTGATTTGCTCCAGATCGGCGGCCCACTCCTGGGTGCGATCGAACCTGCAGCGTTTCAAACAGGCAGGGTGGTTCTCCAACCCGGCGATGCACTGGTTGCATACTCCGATGGCATCCTTGAATGCCGTAATGCTTCAGGAGAAGAGTTCGGAACGGACCGCCTGATAGCGGCACTAAAAGGAATCGAAAAGCAATCCGCCCAAACCACACTCATGATGCTCCTTGCCGTTGTACAGGACTACGCCAATGGCCTTCCACTTTGCGACGACGTCAGCTTGACAGTGATTCAGTACGCGCATTGAGCCGAACGTGACGCGATCCGGCAAGGAACGTGATCGCCCCAACTGGCCAGACGACGAATCTGCTACCGCATGTCGTTTCGGGATTGTTGCCCGAAGTTTTATAAGCCGAAAATTCAGCTTCTCCACAGGTCTGGCCGCAAAAGATACAGCAATAGTCCACGTATTGAAATATATTGGACGATTACAGTGATCGCCTCGCGCTTCAGATCAAACTGGATGATCCAGACGTGTGTAAGTGGGTTTTGAATACAAATGTTTCCCGTTTATACGACTCTTGCGTCCCTTCAAGAGTAGTGAATCTGTTCCGAGACGATCGAACTTTTCTCTTTGACATCCTTCACGTTCAGGAAATATATTTCTGATCGCAAATAATTCGAAATTGTTCGGAACGTCGTGCTGAATGCTTACTCGGTTCCCGGGCCCCCTGCAGACAGTAGTTCTCCTTAACAGGTCAGGCCAACCCAAGAGAGGAACGGAAATGAAAGCACTGATATCAGTTCGTCAACTGTTTGCATTGCCAACACTGGCAATGCTACTTGCCCCGGCAGCGCTTGCGCAGACGCTCACAGGCAATGTGAATTTCACCTCGAAGCTCCAGCAGATCGATGGATTTGGTGTTGCTGCTACTTTTGGCAGGCCCACCTACATCCAGACAGCGACTGGCAACGTTCCAAGCCAGATCGTCGACATGCTCTTCAATCCAAAGACGGGTGCTGGCCTCTCCATGTTGCGGATGGGCATAGATGACGTCGTATCCTCCAACGCCACGGATGTCAGTAATGCGGCAGGTATCGCGAACTCAGGCATTTTCATTGTGAACACCCCTCCTAATTCGTGCAGCGAAACTCCCACCTATACCTGGGACCATTCTGCCGGTGGAGAGATCTGGATAGGTCAACAAGCCGTAAAGTACGGCGTCAATCGCTTCTATGCTGATTCCTGGGGCGCTCCCGGCTACATGAAGACGAACAACAACGCGAATTCCGGTGGAGTCATCTGCGATGGAACCGCCAGCACCCAGGGGACGGGAAGCCACTGCCTTGCCAATGGATTCTCGGACTGCCGCGCGGCCTATGCCAACTACCTGGTGCAGTACGTCA encodes:
- a CDS encoding PP2C family protein-serine/threonine phosphatase produces the protein MLRNIGNLQSTRSRRNSSTVRSAIMSSMASPSSSELLRHEIDSLAREKLDLHSQLFEAARIQRKLSGPRMFRNVNLQFASEVFAARYLSGDFTTFSQDGSRVLVVLGDIAGKGIAAGMWFTNMAGLLQSYGGPNANPSMIATQVNRHLCELRPVAPFVTAFLAQIDCDLGLIDYCNAGHFPPILLHSDGRADLLQIGGPLLGAIEPAAFQTGRVVLQPGDALVAYSDGILECRNASGEEFGTDRLIAALKGIEKQSAQTTLMMLLAVVQDYANGLPLCDDVSLTVIQYAH